CGCAAGGGTAAAAATGTCCCCCGGACTTACCAACTCTTTCTAGTTTCTAGGAGTTGGGCTAAAAACGTCCCCCGGACTTACCAACTCTTTCTAATTTCTTGGAGTTGGGGTAAAAACATGCACTGGATGTTTTTACTCCTCCATAAAGCTGTTGAAGACTTCTTCGATCATATCCCATTCTGCATCTGAGTCTTCTGGGATTGGTTGAAGGTCGCCTTCTGTTCCGTCTTCGTTTTCTGTAAATGAATAAGCTTGGATTTCAACTTCGCCGTTTTCATCTTCTTCTGCATTTGCAGGGATCAAAAGGACATAGTTCTTTCCAAATTCTTCTTTGCCATCAATGGTCAAAAGAATTTCAAACAAGGTTTCATTTCCTTGTTCATCCACCAATGTAATTAATTCACGTTCTTCATGGTCGTGGTTATGATCATGTGCCATACTATTCTTCCTCGTTTTCTTTCTAAAAATTGCGATCTAAATAATTTTGTAAAATAAGCTGCGCTGCTAACTTATCAATAACTTTTTTACGTTTGCTACGGCTAATATCTGCTTGCTCAATCAACATCCGCTCTGCAGCAACTGTCGTCAACCGTTCGTCTTGGTAGTCGACTGGCAACCCAAACTTTTCAGCAATCATTGCGCCATAAGCCTGACTGGCTTCCACACGCGGTCCGCTTGTGTTGTTCATGTTTTTCGGCAAGCCCACAACAAAACGGTCTACCTTGTATTGAGCCACTAATTCGGCCAAGCGCTCCAAACCGAATTCTTTTTTGTCTTCATCGATTTGGATGATTTCAAGACCCTGAGCTGTAAAACCGAGAGGATCACTCACAGCAACCCCAACGGTCTTTGAGCCAACATCCAATCCCATAATTCTCATTAGAGGTCTATTCCTTGCCCTTTCAAATAATAACGTACCAATTCTTCCACGATCTCATCTCGTTCATATTTACGAATTTGGTTCCGTGCATTATTATAACGAGGTACATAGGCAGGATCACCACTGAGTACGTATCCTACGATTTGATTAATTGGATTGTAGCCTTTTTCATCCAGTGACAAGTAAACATCTTTCAAGGTCTCGCTAATTTCCTTACGATTTGAATCATCAAGATTAAAACGTACTGTTTCATCTGTAAATCCCACAAGAACACCCTCTTTCCTTAGAATATTACTATTATACCATAATTAAGAGTTTTCCACAACGGCCAAGCCCTTGATTTTACGGCTTTTTCAAGCATTTTTGAGCTATTTTAGCTAAACTGTTTTTTTATTTTTGCTCACTCGCTCCAGCATTGATGAGATTGTCCGCAAATTGACTCGGTGTCAGCTTCAACAACTCCGGTAAGTGATTGTTTTTGAAGTAAGTCATGCCTTCGGCTTTCTTCACATCCATCGCTTCAAAGTCATAGGTGATCGTTACCTTGTATTCATTCTCATTTTCCAAGGTCAAATCAGCTGTGAAACCTGGCACTGTCAAAGCTTCCTTAAAGGCATCGTCCTTGTTAAAGGATTCTCTCAATTGCTTTTGCGCTTCCTCTATTCCAACCTGTTGGATCCCTTTTTTCAACTCCTCATCGGTTGCCGTCACATTGATGGTCTCCAACTTTTTAAAGGTATTCCCCACATAGGTGACGATTTGCGTCTGTTGTGTCCCCTTGTCATCTTTTGGAAAAACAAAGGTCCTTGTGACCACTTGATTTTCTTCAGCCTTTTGCAAGATACTCTTATTATCCTTTTGCAGCTGTTCTGCTTTCGCTTTAATTGCTTTTTGCTCACTTGAGGTTGGCGTTTTCACTTGCTTTTTTTGACCGCATCCCGTCAAACACAAGACAAGCGCACCCAATAAGAAGATTTTTCTTTTCATTTTCCATTCCTTACTAGTTATTGTTTTCTAAAATATTGTATCATAGATTTCGTAAAATGGCGTAGTAAACTGCTTTTCATTTCGATTTTTAAAAAAGAAAAAATCAGAAACAAATTGTTCCTGATTTTCAATCTCTTTAAAGGGCTGCACGCATCCGTGCTTCTGTATTTTCTACATTTCGAACTGATCGTGGCAAGAAGGCACGAATATCATCCTCTTTGTAGCCCACTTGGAGGCGTTTATCATCTACCAAGATTGGACTTTTTAGAATACGTGGGGTTTCCATAATGATGTCAATGACTTCATTGACACTCAAGTCTTCGATATCCACTCCTAGATTTTTAGCGTATCGATTTTTTGAAGAGACAATACTTGCCACTCCATTTTCAGTCTTTGTAAGGATATCCAATAATTCTTCTTTGGTGATCCCTTCCTTACCGAGGTTTTGTTCTTTATAAGTTAGCTGGTGAGCGTTGAGCCAAGTCTTTGCTTTTTTACAGCTGGTGCAACTTGACACTGTATAAATTTTAATCATGCATGCACTCCTTTCGCTACACGATAATACTATCGTATTAAATTATAACACAAAAACCATCAGTCTAGCGACCTATTTTGAAAAAAATTAATCTTCAATTTCAATCGCGTCATCTAAATCTAGAGTTACTTCTTCTACGACAGGAGCTGCTTCTTCAGTTTTATCAAGGGTTTTCACTGCTTCGTCTTCTTCGATCAAACCAAAATGAACCCGAACCTTGTGGTCGATTTCGTCAAAAATTTCTGGGTGGTCAGCCAAGAATTTCTTAGCATTTTCAGATCCTTGACCAATTTTTTCGCCATTATATGAGTACCACGCACCCGCTTTTTGGATGATATCCAAATCTGTTGCAATCTTCACCAATTCACCTGTACGTGAAATTCCTTCCCCGTACATGATTTCGACCATGGCTTCTTTGAACGGTGGAGCTACCTTGTTCTTCACAACCTTGATCTTGGTTTCCTTACCAACGTTGGTATCTTTTTGGTCCCCAGTCCCCTTGATTTGAGTATTTCCACGAACATCTAGACGGACAGAAGCGTAGAATTTAAGGGCACGACCACCAGGTGTGGTTTCAGGGTTCCCAAACATGACCCCAACTTTTTCACGCAATTGGTTGATAAAGATGGCAATGGTCTTTGTCTTATTGATCGAAGCTCCGAGTTTACGCATCGCTTGGCTCATCATCCGCGCTTGCAAACCAACGTGGCTATCCCCGATATCTCCATCGATTTCCGCACGAGGTACCAAGGCCGCAACAGAGTCGACAACCACCAAATCAACCGCACCAGAGTCGATCAATTTACCAGCAATTTCAAGTCCTTGTTCCCCTGAGTCTGGTTGAGACAAGAGAAGTTCGTCGATATTGACTCCGAGAGCTGCTGCATAAGATGGATCCAAGGCATGCTCCGCATCGATAAAGGCAGCAATGCCTCCTTCTTTCTGTGCTTGCGCTACTGCATGGAGGGCAACGGTTGTTTTACCAGATGATTCTGGACCATAGATTTCGATGATCCGACCTTTTGGATAACCACCAGCACCCAAGGCAATATCAAGCGCCAAGGAACCAGAGCTCATGACTTGTACTTTTTGCTCTGCACGTTCCCCCAAACGCATGATCGATCCCTTACCAAAGTCTTTTTCGATCAATTTCAGGGCATCATTGAGCGCTTTTTCACGCTCATCTCCAAATTTCTTAGAGATATCATCTAATTTTTTCTGTTTTTTCGCCATTCTTTTCTCCTATGTTTTTACTATACAGGAAATGCATGCAACTCACCGACGTTTTCCGTCATTTGAAAGGCACATTTCCTATCCATTTTTAGAATTATTCTTCATTTGGCACAAGCTTCATTATACCAAATTTTCACCATTTAATACAGCCAAGCGCACCAAATTAAAGGCATGAAGGACTGCAATTTCGCGGACATCCGCCCGGCTACGTCCAGCGATATTGACTTGGACACTATCCACTCCATGTGGAGTCGCAAGTCCGATAAAGACGGTCCCTGCTGGATGCCCTTCTAGACTATCTGGCCCCGCAACTCCGGTTAGGCTAACACCATAATCGGATCCTGTTAACTTACGGGCCTGTGAAGCCATGGCTTGTGCTGTAAAATGAGACACAACTCCATGTTGCTCCAACTCTTGAGCTGGAATAGACAACATCTTGCTTTTTTCTTCCAGACTATAGGTGACAAAACCACCCGCGAAGATGCTGGACGCCCCTGAAAAATCTGCCAAAGTCGCTTGAAAGAGGCCAGCCGTCAGGCTTTCTGCAACTGTAATGGTCTTACCAGTCCCTTTCAAGAGATCAAAGGCAACCTTGGCCATCGAATTGTCATCCCCATAACCGTAAAACAGTTCATGCAAGGGTTGATGGTCCAGCGTGTGACGTGATAAGATTTCCTTTTCTAAGACATCGAGCTTAGCATCCGCTGAAGCTTGATCCTTCGCCTTTGTAGATAGACGCAAGGTTACTTCTCCCGTCTTGGCATAAGGGGCAACCGTCGGATCACTCTGCTCTTCAATGATATCTGCTAGGATCGTAACCAGCTGGCTTTCCCCAATCCCAAAGAAGCGCAAGACTCTTGAAAAGAGCTGTTCCCCTGTTGTCAAATGAGGCACCAATTGTTCATTGACCATGGGTTTTAACTCACTTGGCGGACCAGGTAGAACGACATAGGTCACATCATCGACTTCAATCAAACCTCCAACCGCGAGACCTGTACGGTTTTGAAGGGGGATTGATCCGGCGATCATTTGTGCTTGTCGCTCATTATTGGGCGTCCGGACATAATCAGGGCGACTGGCAAAGAAGGTGTCGAGTTTAGCAAGCGCTGTCGGATCAAAAACCAGTTCTTTCCCTAAAAACTTAGCAAGGGTTTGCTTGGTCAAATCATCCTCTGTTGGCCCAAGTCCACCGCATAAAATCACCAAATCACTGCGTTTTGAAGCTGTCTCAATGGTCGAGAAGAGACGGCCTTCATTGTCTCCTACCGCCACATGATAATAGACATCAATCCCTAAACTAGCCAATTTTTCAGACAAGAATTGAGCATTGGTGTTCACAATTTGTCCTGTTAGAATTTCTGTTCCAACTGCAATAATTTCCGCCTTCATGGTGCCTCCCACTTATACTATTCGTAATTTTCATTCCATTTTAACACAATTTCCTAAATTATTTAAAAAACAGATTGAAGATAAAGTCCATTTTGGACAACTTTCTTCAATCTTTTTCTTTTAGAGTATAAAGTAAAAAATTCTTAGAAACACTATTACATCAACATTCCTAAGAGTTTTAACTATGTGGCAATCAACTTCTAAAGGGCTATTTTCTATTGTTGATAGAGCTTATCTATATTCTGAAGAGGCTGGAACAAAAGTCCTAGCCTCTCAATTGTTTTTGGATTGTCGAGCAAGACGCAGTGGTTGAGTGGGCTCTACTACGCTGATTTCATCAGCTTTTACAGCCCTACTCAACTATGCGGAGGTGGGACGACGAAATCGAATTCTAACGAATTACCGATTTCTGTCCCACTCTCTTTTTTACTACTTTCTTGATCTAAAAGCCTTCTTCTGACTCTAATTCTTGTTGTTTCCCCTCATCTTTTATGATACAATAGCATCAATTTATTTCTAGGAGGATGAGATATGGTTTCTACTATTGGTATTATAAGTTTATCTAGTGGGATTATCGGAGAGGACTTTGTCAAGCACGAAGTGGACTTGGGGGTCCAACGACTCAAAGACCTGGGACTCAATCCTATCTTTTTACCTCATTCACTAAAAGGCTTAGACTTTATCAAAGAACATCCTGAAGCTCGTGCAGAGGATTTGATTCAGGCATTTTCTGATGATAGTATCGACATGGTCCTATGCGCCATCGGTGGAAACGATACCTATCGCTTGCTACCTTATCTTTTTGAATATGACCAACTACAAAAGGTTATCAAACAAAAGATTTTTCTTGGCTTCTCGGATACGACCATGAACCATCTCATGTTGCATAAACTAGGAATCAAGACTTTTTATGGGCAATCCTTTTTTGCAGACATTTGTGAGTTAGACAAAGAAATGTTGCCATATAGCTGCCACTACTTTAAAGAATTAATTGAGACTGGTAGAATCTCAGAAATCCGCCCTAGTAACGTTTGGTACGAGGAACGGACTGATTTTAGTCCCAAGGCTCTGGGAACACCTCGTGTTAGTCATGAAAATACAGGTTTTGACTTGTTACAAGGCAATGCTCAGTTTGAGGGAGAAATCCTCGGTGGTTGTCTTGAGTCTCTCTATGATATTTTTGACAACTCTCTACACGCAGATAGCACAGACCTCTGCCAAAAATACAAACTTTTCCCCGACTTGTCAGACTGGGAAGGAAAGATCCTCTTGCTAGAAACAAGCCAAGAAAAGCCTGAACCTGACGACTTCAAAAAGATGTTGCGGACTTTAAAGGAAACTGGTATATTCGCGGTCATCAGTGGACTCTTGGTCGGAAAACCTATGGATGAAACCTTCTATGACGACTATAAAGAGGCACTATTGGATATCATTGATAGCAATATTCCGATCGTCTATAATCTGAATGTTGGACACGCAACTCCAAGAGCAATTGTCCCCTTCGGAGTCCACGCCTATGTAGATGCAACGGAGCAAGTCATCCACTTTGATTATAACAAAGAAAGCTGAGATGGATTTCTCAGCTTTTTTCTATATTCTCTGATGTTCTAGTCATCTAACGTCACTTATTTCCGCTTTTCCACTCACAATCATTCTCGTGGTCATCAACCAACCCTGCTGCCTGTAAAAAAGACAAGACCGCAACGGGACCTGTAAACTTGAAGCCCCGCTTTTTGAGGTCCTTGGCTAGCTTCTCAGAAAGAGCTGTCTTAGCTGGAGCCTGTCGGTAATCTGGAACATCATTGACGATGGTTATCCCATCGACAAAAGACCAAAGATAAGCATCAAACGATTCAAATTCTTCCTGAACTTGTAAAAAGGCTTGAGCATTGGCCCGTGTCGCAAAGATCTTGGCACGATTTCGGATGATGGCTGGATTGTCTAATAAAGCTTCCAGTTCAGAGTCGGTCATCTCTGCAACGCGTTGAAGGTGGTAACCATGAAAAGACTCTCTGAAAGCCTGCCGTTTATTGAGCACCGTCTCCCAAGATAGACCAGCCTGATAGGTCTCCATACAGAGTAACTCAAAAAGGGCCTGGTCATCATGGAGGGGCCGTCCCCATTCCTCATCATGGTAGGCTACATATAACGGATTGGTCATTTTGACCCAGCCACAACGTTTTGGCATCTTCTTCTCCTATTTCACCAACATCTTAAGGGCAGACTTGATATAGTTCTCAGCAGTATCAGAAGTTCCTTCAATGAATTTCTTGATTTTCTTGAGTTCCGTTGCCTTGTAGCCCAATGCCAACATGGCTTCCATGGCTTCTTCAAGGGCTTGGTTTTCTTCTACAACTTTGGCTTTGGACTGAGCCGGTGCATCTTCTAGATCAAGATTGATCTTACCTTCTAGGTCCAAAACCATCTGTTGGGCTGTTTTCTTGCCGATCTTCGGAAACTTGGTCAAGTAAGTGATGTTCTTGCTTTCGATGGCTTGGACAAGGCCTGCATTGTCATCTGCAGCAATGATAGCCAGAGCTGAGACAGGTCCAATCCCAGAGACTGAGATCAAGTTTAAAAAGAGCTGTTTCTCTTCTTCGGTCGCAAAGCCATAGAGAAGGTGAGCGTCTTCCCGAACCACTTGGTGCAGATAGACGTGCACCTCTTGATTCATTTTACCAGAGTAGGCATAGGGATTGGCCACATGCAAGAGATAGCCGATCCCAGCTGTCTCCACCACGATGTATTTGGCGGTGATTTTTGTTAAAATTCCTTTAATGTATTCGTACATAATCTTCCTTTATTGTTTGATTAATATTTGCCCAATTCCCGTAAACTGGTGTGATTTTCCTGAATGCGTCGGAACATCTTTTCCATATCTGACTTGGTAAAGTTAACCAAAACCGGACGGCCATGAGGGCAGTTATAAGGGTTGTCACATTGGGACAGTTGGTAGATCAGATCGCGTGCGGAGTAATCATCCAGCGTGTGGTTGGCCTTGATGGAGCGTTTGCAGGACATCATGATGGCCAACTCAGCCCGGTATTTCTTGATGGACACTTCCTTGGTCAAAAGGAGCATATCACACATTTCATAGATGCCCGACTCGATCTCTTCTTCCTTCATCCAGATCGGATGCTCCCGTAAGATCAACTGGTTAGCTCCGTATTCTTCTAAGTAGACGCCCACTTCTTCTAAGAGGTGCTTGCGCTGTTGCAGGCGGATCAGATCGTCTGTAGGGAACTCAAAGATATAAGGCACCAGCAGTTGTTGCTGACTGCCGTCTACGTCCCCGATGCTCTCCCGGTATTCTTCGTATTTGACCCGCTCTTGGGCCGCGTGCTGGTCAATGATATATAGGCCCCCATTTCCTTGGGCAAAGAGATAGGTTCCATGCATCTGACCAAAATATTCCAATTCTGGGAAGGTCGAATGTTCTTCCCCATCCAACTTATCATAGGCCTTGTCTAGACTAGCCAGATCCAACTCTGGGTGATCCAGTTCATCATAAACCACAGTCTTTCTTTCCGCAAACTTGATCGCGCTTGTTGGTTTTTCTACGGTGTTTTCTTGGCTTGTAGAATCAGCAGTTAGCTCATCTGCTAGAGGCCGTTGAGGATCTGCCACTTCTGGTCGAAGTTTGAAATCTCGACTTTCTCGGTCATAATAGAGGCGGTTTTCTTTTAAAGGCAGGGTCGTCTGTACTGCCTTTTCTGTTCGACGAATAGTCGACTTGGCTAGATTTTCTAGAGCATCCGGAATCAGGTTCTGCTCTTTCAAAGCGTTCGCAATAGCCTGGGAGATCAAGGCCATTAGTTCTCGTTCTTTGGAGATGCGAACCTCTTGCTTAGTGGGGTGAACATTGACATCCGCTAAGTAAGGGTCGATCTGGATATTAATGATCGCGAGCGGGAAGCGGCCCACCATGAGTTTACTGCCGTAGCCGTCTAAAATAGCTCGATTGAGCAAGAAATTCTTGATGTAACGGCCGTTGATAAAGAGACTGATGTAATTGCGATTTGCACGAGTCAATTCAGGCAAAGACACAAAGCCCGTCACTTCAAAATCTAGGTCGCGATTTTCAATAGCCACCATCTTCTTGGCAGACGCCAGGCCATAGACACCCGCAATCGCTTGCCGGAGATTGCCCGTCCCCGCTGTTTTGGTCATTTCTTTTCCATCATTGATCAAGGTAAAGGCAATCTCAGGATGGGCCAAGCTCAAGCGGTTTAGAATATCCACGATATGGGATAGCTCTGCCTGCTGGCTCTTTAAATACTTGAGACGAGCAGGTGTATTAAAAAAGAGATCTTCCACTGTGATCTTGGTCCCGACAGGGCTTGTCGCTAGCTCTACTTCCTCAATTTCGCCACCCTTTGCAACCAATTTGGTCCCGTGGGCAGCTCCTTCTTGCGCCGTCAGAAGGGTTAGAATACTGACAGAAGCAATGGAAGGCATGGCCTCACCACGAAAACCAAGTGTTCGAATACGAAAAAGATCCACTTGACTCTTGATCTTACTGGTCGCATGTCGACGGAGGGCCAAAGCGACCTCATCATGCGCAATTCCTTCCCCATTGTCTGTAATCCGAATCGACTTCAATCCTGCTTCTTCGATTTCAACAACGATCTGGCTAGCCCCAGCATCGATCGAGTTTTCAACCAACTCCTTGACCACGCTAGCAGGTCGTTCAATCACTTCACCTGCCGCAATCTGATTGGCTAGGACTTCTGGCAATTCAATAATCTGTGACATGTCTGCTCCTTTACCTATTTTTTCACCGATACATGTAGCTCTATTATACCACAGATCTACAAGACTCCCTTTCTTAAAAAATAGAGGCTGTCCCCATCTTCTTCCTTAAAAACCGCATAGGCAAAGAAAACGACCACATAGACAAATCCCCTTGTCTTCCCTTTGGAAAAAGTGTTTAATAGTAGTGTAAAGAAGGAGCCGGGCTAGCAGGCCAACCGACTTTACCCAAAGGAGGGAGAAAATATCTTATGAAAGTTGAAGTACACATTGATTCCCACTTCCAAGAAGAAACGGTGATGATCACAGCACCTGCACTATCTGCGCGTGTAGAGAAAATCCGTGACTTTGTGGAAGAATTGGATCAAAAAGGGCGCTTACGTGCCAAAAAGGATGGGGAAGCTTACCTGATCGAAAGCCAACTATTCCAACGTTTTTACATTGAAAATCGGCAAGTAATTGGCGAGACCATGACAGATCAATTTATTCTGACTGGACCACTCTATCAGCTATCTGAAGACTTGCCGACCTGCTTTCTCAAAATTTCCCAATCTGAAATTATCAACACAAAAGAAATCGATCACCTGCACTTTACCAGTGGAGGATCGGTGCAAATCTATCTTAAAAACGGGAGTCTGACCTACTCCTCCCGTCGTTACTTGAAAGCCATTAAGGAGAAATTATCATGCTAAAACAATCTTTTTCTGACGCCCTGAAAGGCATTCTCATCGGGCTCATCCTATCCATTTTCTTTTCCTACCTCTTCTCACCTGAGTTGTACCTTCCCTTAAGTCCCAACTCTGCAGTCGGTCGCTGGATGTTCTTGCATCATGTTCACGGCTCACTGGTCATGCTCTATTGTGCCCTCGTTTGGGGTGCGATTGGGGTCCTCTTTAGCTTCGGAAGTCTCCTCTTTCAAAAAGACTGGAGCCTCTTACGGGCTACTCTGAGCCATTACCTACTCATGTTGCTTGGCTTTATTCCTCTAGCTACCTTAGCCGGCTGGTTTCCAGCACGACTCGGATTTTACCTCTCACTCGTTGTCGAATTCACCCTCGTTTACGTGATCATCTGGTTGGTCTCCCATCATTTTTATAAAAAACAAGTTCAAGAAATCAATCAAAGCATTGCTAACCACTAAGCAAAAAGATCCTCAGTGCTACGAGGATCTGAAAGTAGAGATAAACTGTTCCTTTATACAAATCTAATAAATTCTATAAAAAATATACTCGTTATAGTTGTTCAATCATCTACTGAAACTTTCCGCTGTGAGAAAAGTGCCTGAAACACAATTGTTTCAGGCACTCGGAATTATTGAGACCTTAGGCTCAATAATTAGTCTTGGAACTTCGAAGAAGTTCGCTGACGTCCGTACTCACTTAAGGAAAGTTTCTAAGATGACTTTGTCTTCAATAAAAGATCCTCGCTGTCACGAGGATCTTCTTTTATAATTTCTTTTTCAATTCGGCGACTGCCATCATGACTTCCATGGGAGTCATATTGTAGAGATCCAGATTCTTCAATTCTGTGATCACTGTATTTTCTGTTTCTTCCTCAAAGAGGGACATTTGTTCAGCAACCTGCGAAGACACTTCCTTTTTAGGAGTTGCATCCGCAAGCGGTACTTGCTGGGCTTGTCCTTCGAGCTTGGTCAAAATCGCATCCGCCCGCTTCAATAATTCTTCTGGCAAACCAGCGATCTTGGCCACGTGAATCCCATAAGATTTATCAGCTGGTCCGGGTTCAATCTTGTGCAAGAAGGTAACCTGACCATCTCGCTCCAAGGTCGCAACATGAACATTTTCCAAACGGGACAAGGTCTCTGAGAGTGCCGTCAACTCATGGTAGTGGGTTGCAAACAAGGTTTTGGCACCGGTTCGATCGTGAATGTATTCGATGATGGACTGGGCGAGGGCCATCCCATCATAGGTCGCCGTTCCCCGTCCCAACTCATCAAATAAAATCAAGGACTGAGGCGTTGCCTTGCGAATGGCATGATTGGCCTCCATCATTTCCACCATAAAGGTAGACTGACCCGATACCAGGTCATCAGCAGCTCCGATCCGGGTATAAATCGCATCAAAGATTGGCAATTCAGCCCTTTGCGCTGGAACATAAGAGCCAATTTGGGCAAGAATCACAATGATCGCCAATTGGCGCATATAGGTAGACTTCCCGCTCATATTTGGCCCCGTAATCAGCTGAATATCCCGTTCTTCATCCATAAAGATGCTATTAGGAATATAGGACTGGGCTCCCATCACTTTCTCAACAACCGGATGACGACCTTTGTCGATCGCGATTCGTCGTTCTTCATGAAAGAAGGGACGATTCAACTGTTGCGACTCAGCGACACTGGCTAAACTTTGTAAAACATCAACCGTCGCAATCGCCTGAGCTAACTGTTGCAGACGTTGGATATACTTGCCAACTTCTTCCCGAATCCGCATAAAAATCGTATATTCCAGATTAGCAGACTTCTCACGCGCCTCTAGCATATCTCCTTCGATGCGTGCCAATTCCTCCGTACCAAAGCGTTCTGAATTTTTCAAGGTCGCCTTGCGGAAAAAGTGAGCAGGAACGTGACTCAATTGAGAATTGGTGACATGGAAATAATAGCCATCCTTCTTGTTGTAATCGATTTTTAGACCTGTAATGCCACTGGCTTCGCGTTCTTTGGCCTCAATCTCAGCAATCCAACCAGTACCATCCCGAAGAACGACACGATACTGATCCAATTGCTCGTCAAACCCAGTTCGGATGATATTTCCCTCCGTAATAACAGCAGACGCTTCCGGAGCAATAGCTGAGGTAATCAAGCGGTGCAATTCAGGAAGTTCATCCAAGCGTGCAATTAAGACATCTAAGACTGGATCACCAATCCCCAGTAGAATCGACTTGATCGTCGGCACATGCCCCAGAGTATCTCCTAGCTGCAAGAGATCCTTAGGATTGATCTTGCCAAAGGAAACACGACTCGCTAAGCGTTCAATGTCATAGACCCCTTTGAGACTGTCGGTCAAATCGCTCCGTTCAAAGAAATGATCCATAAAGACCTGAATGATGTCCTGGCGCTCTCGAATCCGTTTCAAATCGACTAAGGGTTTCTGAATCCAGGACCGCAACAAACGACCGCCCATGGCCGTCTTGGTTTCATCCAAATACCAATACAAGCTACCATGTTTCTTCCCAGTCCGCGCATTCTCTGTCAAATCAAGACTAGCCTTGGTCGCAAAGTCCATCTGCAAGAAATCGCAAATCTCATAATGATGGGCTTTTTTGAGGTGGCTCAATTCCCGCATTTGTGTCTGGTAGACATACTGGAGAAGTTTTCCAGCCGTTTTCTTTTCTAGCTCACTCAACTGATCCCCTAAGAGTTGAACATCGTCGAGCGCCGTCTCTACATGTGACAGCAAGAGATTCATCTGGCTAACAAACACACGCTCTTCCTGTTCTGGCAACTCATAACCCAGGACCACCTCACGCGCACGTAAATTGCGGATTTCTCCACAAACCATGCTAAAGTCATTGAGGGTCGTCACCTGAAACTCCCCTGTCACCAGATCCATATAGGCTAGCCCATACTCATTTCCTGAACGATCCAAAGCAACCAGGAAGTTGTTCTCACTATCTGGCTTGGTCGAATCCACCACTGTACCCGGCGTAATCACCTGTACGACTTCACGCTTAACGACCCC
Above is a window of Streptococcus sp. LPB0220 DNA encoding:
- a CDS encoding LytTR family DNA-binding domain-containing protein; its protein translation is MKVEVHIDSHFQEETVMITAPALSARVEKIRDFVEELDQKGRLRAKKDGEAYLIESQLFQRFYIENRQVIGETMTDQFILTGPLYQLSEDLPTCFLKISQSEIINTKEIDHLHFTSGGSVQIYLKNGSLTYSSRRYLKAIKEKLSC
- the ruvA gene encoding Holliday junction branch migration protein RuvA: MYEYIKGILTKITAKYIVVETAGIGYLLHVANPYAYSGKMNQEVHVYLHQVVREDAHLLYGFATEEEKQLFLNLISVSGIGPVSALAIIAADDNAGLVQAIESKNITYLTKFPKIGKKTAQQMVLDLEGKINLDLEDAPAQSKAKVVEENQALEEAMEAMLALGYKATELKKIKKFIEGTSDTAENYIKSALKMLVK
- the mutL gene encoding DNA mismatch repair endonuclease MutL, with the translated sequence MSQIIELPEVLANQIAAGEVIERPASVVKELVENSIDAGASQIVVEIEEAGLKSIRITDNGEGIAHDEVALALRRHATSKIKSQVDLFRIRTLGFRGEAMPSIASVSILTLLTAQEGAAHGTKLVAKGGEIEEVELATSPVGTKITVEDLFFNTPARLKYLKSQQAELSHIVDILNRLSLAHPEIAFTLINDGKEMTKTAGTGNLRQAIAGVYGLASAKKMVAIENRDLDFEVTGFVSLPELTRANRNYISLFINGRYIKNFLLNRAILDGYGSKLMVGRFPLAIINIQIDPYLADVNVHPTKQEVRISKERELMALISQAIANALKEQNLIPDALENLAKSTIRRTEKAVQTTLPLKENRLYYDRESRDFKLRPEVADPQRPLADELTADSTSQENTVEKPTSAIKFAERKTVVYDELDHPELDLASLDKAYDKLDGEEHSTFPELEYFGQMHGTYLFAQGNGGLYIIDQHAAQERVKYEEYRESIGDVDGSQQQLLVPYIFEFPTDDLIRLQQRKHLLEEVGVYLEEYGANQLILREHPIWMKEEEIESGIYEMCDMLLLTKEVSIKKYRAELAIMMSCKRSIKANHTLDDYSARDLIYQLSQCDNPYNCPHGRPVLVNFTKSDMEKMFRRIQENHTSLRELGKY
- the mutS gene encoding DNA mismatch repair protein MutS is translated as MAVEKISPGMQQYLDIKKDYPDAFLLFRMGDFYELFYEDAVNAAQILEISLTSRNKNAENPIPMAGVPYHSAQQYIDVLIEQGFKVAIAEQMEDPKEAKGVVKREVVQVITPGTVVDSTKPDSENNFLVALDRSGNEYGLAYMDLVTGEFQVTTLNDFSMVCGEIRNLRAREVVLGYELPEQEERVFVSQMNLLLSHVETALDDVQLLGDQLSELEKKTAGKLLQYVYQTQMRELSHLKKAHHYEICDFLQMDFATKASLDLTENARTGKKHGSLYWYLDETKTAMGGRLLRSWIQKPLVDLKRIRERQDIIQVFMDHFFERSDLTDSLKGVYDIERLASRVSFGKINPKDLLQLGDTLGHVPTIKSILLGIGDPVLDVLIARLDELPELHRLITSAIAPEASAVITEGNIIRTGFDEQLDQYRVVLRDGTGWIAEIEAKEREASGITGLKIDYNKKDGYYFHVTNSQLSHVPAHFFRKATLKNSERFGTEELARIEGDMLEAREKSANLEYTIFMRIREEVGKYIQRLQQLAQAIATVDVLQSLASVAESQQLNRPFFHEERRIAIDKGRHPVVEKVMGAQSYIPNSIFMDEERDIQLITGPNMSGKSTYMRQLAIIVILAQIGSYVPAQRAELPIFDAIYTRIGAADDLVSGQSTFMVEMMEANHAIRKATPQSLILFDELGRGTATYDGMALAQSIIEYIHDRTGAKTLFATHYHELTALSETLSRLENVHVATLERDGQVTFLHKIEPGPADKSYGIHVAKIAGLPEELLKRADAILTKLEGQAQQVPLADATPKKEVSSQVAEQMSLFEEETENTVITELKNLDLYNMTPMEVMMAVAELKKKL
- a CDS encoding DUF3021 domain-containing protein, which gives rise to MLKQSFSDALKGILIGLILSIFFSYLFSPELYLPLSPNSAVGRWMFLHHVHGSLVMLYCALVWGAIGVLFSFGSLLFQKDWSLLRATLSHYLLMLLGFIPLATLAGWFPARLGFYLSLVVEFTLVYVIIWLVSHHFYKKQVQEINQSIANH